From the genome of Spirosomataceae bacterium TFI 002, one region includes:
- a CDS encoding Glycosyl hydrolases family 2: MKKLATFCLLFFSIVTLKAQTIPLPEHPRPDFERSEWINLNGSWKFEFDSLNKGIDQNWESKSELYTKTITVPFPWGSKLSGVKDEADIAWYGRNINVPESWQNKKTFFTIGASDWHTTVWLDGNLLGEHKGGYTPFSFDLSPYLVYGQNQKLVVRVDDARRMFTLYGKQGYGNARGIWQTAYLEARGKTHFDHIHFVPNIDSSEVTIKGEIIGEVDDQDELKFAFNKKRFTIKNSIKKDGKFSFTFPITDARLWTLEDPFLYDATLSVKDDEVKTYFGMRKISVVNLPGTDIPYIALNNKPIYLQLTLDQSYHPDGFYTFPSDEFMKNEIQLCKDIGLNGLRTHIKVDIPRKLYWADKLGLLVMADLPNSWGEPDLAMQKESEYTLREMIKRDFNHPAIFSWITFNESWGLRTKTVDPKTKKSSNIYLPETQYWVASMYYLAKSLDQTRLVEDNSICCGAGHTETDINSWHEYLPGYAWEDHMSNLVKNTYPGSQFHFEKGFTQGNQPMINSECGNVWGYEGSTGDVDWSYDYHQMMNVFRKYPQMAGWLYTEHHDVINEWNGYWRFDRSPKYTGLEELGNGMKDSDFHSLIYISTGNEITRTVEPNTTVEIPLYFSSMTDQGVEGDQLTVDYWINGVNYVGNTITTEKKSFTIPYKSWMQETLKPISIQTPSLQGVYQVIFEVKDANGKVHHRNFFSLDVPFGRDEEAYQVFEVKPTDWKKENWSNKVWSEMEGAKMNAAGNGYIEYEFTGDPKRIEEIYFLAELGGKQLFAKDRDEKELGTVEYMLGGKAEPSKNKNSYPMSDADMKPSQLGVSIDGSFLFAQELPDDPADHRGILSWHRQNKDKTLHEAGSYGYLIKVPFTSDQVKTLKKEGKIRVRLASTNGGGLAIYGKDFGRYAFNPSIVVVKK; encoded by the coding sequence ATGAAAAAACTAGCAACATTTTGTCTACTATTTTTTTCAATAGTGACACTAAAAGCCCAAACAATACCTTTACCCGAACATCCTCGCCCAGACTTTGAGCGAAGCGAATGGATCAACTTAAATGGAAGCTGGAAATTCGAATTTGACAGCCTAAATAAAGGCATAGACCAAAACTGGGAATCAAAATCTGAATTATATACGAAAACAATCACGGTACCTTTCCCATGGGGTTCAAAACTATCTGGAGTCAAAGATGAAGCCGACATAGCTTGGTATGGCAGAAACATTAACGTACCAGAAAGCTGGCAAAACAAAAAGACATTTTTTACAATTGGTGCTTCTGATTGGCATACAACTGTGTGGCTTGATGGTAATTTGCTTGGCGAGCACAAAGGTGGATATACGCCATTTTCATTCGACTTGAGTCCATATCTAGTATATGGTCAAAACCAAAAACTAGTCGTAAGAGTAGATGATGCTCGCCGTATGTTTACGCTTTACGGCAAGCAAGGTTATGGCAATGCAAGAGGAATATGGCAAACTGCCTATTTAGAGGCTAGAGGGAAAACGCATTTCGACCACATTCACTTCGTCCCTAATATTGATAGCAGCGAAGTAACTATCAAAGGAGAAATCATAGGCGAAGTTGACGATCAAGATGAATTGAAATTTGCCTTTAATAAGAAAAGGTTTACAATAAAAAACAGCATCAAAAAAGACGGCAAATTCAGTTTCACATTTCCAATTACTGATGCTCGATTATGGACACTTGAAGACCCATTCTTGTACGATGCTACACTTAGTGTGAAGGACGACGAAGTGAAAACCTACTTCGGGATGCGTAAAATATCGGTTGTTAACCTACCAGGAACTGACATCCCTTATATAGCCCTTAACAATAAGCCTATCTATTTGCAGCTCACACTTGACCAGTCTTATCACCCCGATGGCTTTTATACTTTCCCCAGTGATGAGTTTATGAAAAACGAAATTCAGCTTTGTAAAGATATTGGCCTCAATGGATTGAGAACCCACATCAAAGTTGATATTCCAAGGAAACTTTATTGGGCAGATAAGCTTGGCCTGCTTGTAATGGCGGACTTGCCCAATAGCTGGGGAGAACCAGACCTTGCAATGCAAAAAGAGTCCGAGTATACGCTGAGAGAAATGATCAAAAGAGACTTCAATCATCCAGCCATTTTCTCTTGGATTACTTTTAACGAATCTTGGGGCTTAAGAACTAAAACCGTAGATCCCAAAACAAAGAAAAGCAGCAATATTTACCTTCCCGAAACTCAATACTGGGTTGCTTCAATGTATTATTTGGCAAAGTCTCTTGACCAAACAAGGCTGGTTGAGGACAATTCCATTTGCTGTGGAGCAGGTCATACCGAAACAGACATAAACTCATGGCACGAATATTTGCCAGGTTATGCTTGGGAAGACCACATGAGTAATTTGGTTAAAAACACCTATCCCGGTAGCCAATTTCATTTTGAAAAAGGATTCACTCAAGGAAATCAGCCTATGATTAATTCCGAATGCGGAAACGTATGGGGTTATGAGGGCAGCACTGGTGATGTGGATTGGAGCTACGATTACCACCAAATGATGAATGTATTTCGTAAATATCCACAAATGGCAGGCTGGCTATATACCGAACACCATGACGTCATCAATGAATGGAATGGCTACTGGAGGTTTGATAGATCTCCCAAGTATACGGGATTAGAAGAACTAGGAAACGGAATGAAGGACAGTGACTTTCACTCACTCATATATATAAGTACTGGAAATGAAATCACAAGAACAGTAGAACCCAACACTACAGTAGAAATCCCTCTCTATTTTTCATCTATGACTGATCAAGGAGTAGAAGGAGATCAACTAACGGTGGATTATTGGATCAACGGGGTCAACTATGTAGGCAACACGATAACTACAGAAAAAAAATCCTTCACCATCCCTTACAAGTCGTGGATGCAAGAAACGCTAAAGCCCATTTCGATTCAGACTCCTAGCCTACAGGGCGTATACCAAGTTATTTTTGAAGTAAAAGATGCGAATGGAAAAGTCCATCATAGAAACTTCTTTAGCTTAGATGTTCCTTTTGGTAGAGACGAAGAAGCTTATCAGGTTTTTGAAGTAAAACCAACCGATTGGAAAAAAGAAAACTGGAGCAATAAAGTGTGGAGCGAAATGGAAGGAGCAAAAATGAATGCTGCCGGCAATGGCTACATAGAATATGAATTCACCGGTGACCCAAAGAGAATTGAGGAAATATATTTCCTTGCTGAGCTAGGTGGAAAACAACTATTTGCAAAAGATAGGGACGAAAAAGAATTAGGAACGGTAGAATACATGCTTGGCGGCAAAGCTGAACCAAGCAAAAACAAAAACTCTTATCCAATGTCGGATGCAGACATGAAGCCTTCACAACTTGGAGTCAGCATAGACGGTAGTTTCTTATTTGCCCAAGAATTGCCAGATGATCCAGCTGACCACAGAGGAATATTAAGCTGGCACCGCCAAAATAAGGACAAAACTCTTCACGAAGCTGGTAGCTATGGATATTTGATTAAGGTTCCGTTCACATCAGATCAAGTAAAAACACTTAAAAAAGAAGGTAAAATAAGAGTACGCTTGGCTTCTACCAACGGAGGAGGATTAGCTATTTATGGAAAGGATTTTGGCAGGTATGCTTTCAATCCTTCAATTGTTGTTGTTAAAAAATAA